A stretch of the Clostridia bacterium genome encodes the following:
- the ligA gene encoding NAD-dependent DNA ligase LigA — protein AIRNLDPKVTAKRNLDIYFYNVNYMEGGQINSQTEMMEFLAKNRFMTSEYFVCKTLDEVLEVLDKIDRASLDYMIDGIVIKVNDVELRTKLGYTDKFPRWAVAYKFEAEETTTIVKDVIWQIGRTGKLTPLALLEPVELAGATISRATLNNTGDIQRKSVKIGSRVFIRRSNDVIPEITGLAEAHESDKEIDIPHICPSCHQKLETIGANIFCVNFYNCAALLKGRLEHFVSKDCMDIDGLSEKTIALLYDKLKITSPIQLYSLTKDQLLTLEGFKNKKAENIINAIQNSKGKKLAAFIHALGIPNVGKKTSKDLADKYQSMQAFMNASFEELSNINEIGDVIAAGIVNFFKEHKDFVLELEDIIKPVFDKPKTQSKISGKKIVITGTLEKYKRSQAHKLIEDLGGIVSETVTKDTDYLVAGAQAGSKLEKAKKLGIKIISEQEFDAFLND, from the coding sequence GCGATTAGAAATCTAGATCCCAAAGTTACGGCAAAACGCAATCTTGATATATATTTTTATAATGTCAATTATATGGAAGGCGGCCAAATTAATTCCCAAACAGAAATGATGGAGTTCTTGGCAAAAAACCGTTTCATGACTTCAGAATATTTTGTTTGCAAAACCTTAGACGAGGTTTTGGAAGTTTTGGATAAGATTGACCGTGCTAGTTTGGACTATATGATTGACGGCATTGTTATAAAAGTTAATGATGTAGAATTAAGAACCAAGCTTGGATATACTGACAAATTTCCACGCTGGGCAGTGGCATACAAGTTTGAAGCTGAAGAAACCACTACCATAGTAAAAGATGTTATCTGGCAAATCGGCAGAACTGGAAAACTTACTCCTCTAGCTTTATTAGAACCTGTGGAACTAGCAGGTGCAACAATATCAAGAGCAACTTTAAACAATACAGGCGATATTCAAAGAAAAAGCGTAAAAATTGGTTCAAGAGTCTTTATAAGACGAAGCAACGATGTCATTCCTGAAATTACAGGACTTGCTGAGGCGCATGAGAGCGATAAAGAAATTGATATTCCTCATATTTGCCCTTCATGTCATCAAAAACTTGAAACAATAGGTGCTAATATCTTTTGCGTTAATTTTTATAATTGCGCTGCTTTGTTAAAAGGTAGATTAGAACATTTTGTGTCCAAAGATTGTATGGACATAGACGGGCTTAGTGAAAAGACGATAGCGCTGTTATATGATAAACTAAAAATAACTTCACCAATTCAGTTATATAGTCTTACTAAAGATCAATTATTGACTTTAGAAGGATTTAAAAATAAAAAAGCTGAAAACATTATAAATGCAATTCAAAACAGCAAAGGTAAAAAGCTTGCAGCGTTTATTCATGCTCTGGGTATTCCCAATGTAGGCAAAAAGACTTCTAAAGATCTAGCAGATAAATATCAATCAATGCAAGCATTTATGAATGCCAGCTTTGAAGAACTAAGCAATATTAATGAAATAGGTGATGTAATTGCGGCAGGCATAGTAAACTTTTTCAAAGAGCATAAAGATTTTGTTTTGGAATTAGAAGATATTATCAAGCCTGTATTTGATAAACCTAAAACGCAAAGTAAGATAAGCGGTAAAAAAATCGTCATAACTGGAACTTTGGAAAAGTATAAAAGGTCGCAAGCGCATAAGCTTATTGAAGACTTAGGCGGTATTGTATCTGAAACTGTTACCAAAGATACTG